From [Clostridium] symbiosum, a single genomic window includes:
- a CDS encoding ABC transporter ATP-binding protein, translating into MAMLEVKDLSVYYGVIQALKGISFEVDEGDVIALIGANGAGKTTTLHTITGLIPAKSGSIVFEGKDITRVPGYKLVPMGIAHVPEGRRVFAQLTVLQNLKMGAYTRSDKQEIEDTLAKIYKRFPRLEERKNQLAGTLSGGEQQMLAMGRALMSHPRLIVMDEPSMGLSPIYVNEIFDIIKEISADGTTVLLVEQNAKKALSIANKAYVLETGSIVLKGDAKELMNDDSVKKAYLSE; encoded by the coding sequence ATGGCAATGCTGGAAGTAAAAGATTTAAGCGTATATTACGGCGTCATACAGGCGCTGAAGGGGATTTCCTTTGAAGTTGACGAGGGCGATGTCATCGCCCTGATTGGAGCCAACGGAGCCGGAAAAACGACCACCCTTCACACAATCACCGGACTGATTCCTGCCAAATCGGGCAGTATCGTCTTCGAGGGAAAGGACATCACCAGAGTTCCCGGCTATAAGCTGGTGCCCATGGGAATTGCCCACGTCCCGGAGGGCAGAAGGGTATTTGCCCAGCTCACCGTACTGCAGAACCTGAAAATGGGTGCTTATACGCGAAGCGATAAGCAGGAGATAGAGGATACGCTGGCAAAGATTTATAAACGTTTCCCAAGGCTGGAAGAGAGAAAAAACCAGCTTGCAGGAACCCTCTCGGGCGGTGAACAGCAGATGCTGGCCATGGGCCGCGCCCTGATGTCACATCCCCGTCTGATTGTTATGGATGAGCCTTCGATGGGCCTTTCCCCGATCTATGTAAATGAGATTTTCGATATCATCAAGGAGATCAGCGCCGACGGGACCACGGTCCTTCTGGTGGAACAGAATGCCAAAAAAGCGCTTTCGATAGCCAACAAGGCCTATGTCCTTGAGACGGGAAGTATTGTTTTAAAGGGCGATGCGAAAGAGCTGATGAATGATGATTCGGTGAAGAAGGCGTATTTAAGCGAGTAG
- the plsY gene encoding glycerol-3-phosphate 1-O-acyltransferase PlsY, whose translation MERLICVVIGYAFGLIQSGYLFGKMKKIDIRQHGSGNAGSTNVLRVMGKKAAAVVFLGDFFKAVIAMCLVRALFSSASDSTDLLALYAGLGVTLGHNFPFYLHFKGGKGIASMAGIMTAMDFRITLTCFVVFAVAVAVTRYVSLGSILVSVTFFTELIIFGRMGSYHVAAALLPEFYILGGVLMCMAIWRHRANIGRLLSGTENKLGASKK comes from the coding sequence ATGGAACGGCTTATTTGTGTTGTAATCGGCTATGCATTCGGCCTGATTCAGTCCGGCTATTTATTTGGAAAAATGAAGAAAATCGATATCAGGCAGCACGGAAGCGGCAATGCCGGTTCCACGAATGTGCTGCGTGTGATGGGAAAGAAGGCGGCGGCCGTCGTTTTCCTGGGCGATTTTTTCAAAGCGGTGATCGCGATGTGCCTTGTCAGGGCTTTATTTTCTTCTGCTTCGGACAGTACGGATCTCCTCGCCCTGTATGCCGGGCTCGGCGTTACGCTGGGACACAATTTCCCTTTTTACCTGCATTTTAAAGGAGGCAAGGGGATTGCCTCCATGGCCGGTATTATGACGGCTATGGATTTCAGGATTACCCTGACCTGCTTTGTGGTCTTTGCAGTTGCGGTAGCGGTTACGAGATATGTTTCATTAGGATCCATTCTCGTGTCGGTTACCTTTTTTACTGAGCTTATTATCTTCGGACGGATGGGAAGCTACCATGTGGCGGCTGCCCTTCTGCCGGAATTTTACATACTGGGCGGCGTTTTGATGTGTATGGCCATATGGCGCCATCGGGCCAATATCGGCCGGCTGCTGTCCGGGACGGAGAATAAACTGGGTGCATCAAAAAAATAG
- a CDS encoding ABC transporter substrate-binding protein, with protein MKKKVLSLGLAVAMAASLTACGGSGSKPADTTAAAGETPAAQAEGESQAPAASADSVFKIGGIGPLTGPAAAYGIAVKNGMELAAKEINAAGGINGVQIEYNFQDDEHDPEKAVNAYNTLKDWDMQMLLGTVTSKPCIAVVAESQVDNMFQITPSGSAVECISGDNAFRVCFSDPDQGKASAQYIGEHKLATKVAIIYDSSTEYSDGIRESFVAEAGNQGLEVVASEAFTADSNTDFSVQLDKAKEAGAELVFLPIYYQEASVILKQASDKEFSPIFFGCDGMDGILSVENFDKSLAEGLMLLTPFSVDEESSKDFVEAYRTAYNEEPLQFAAGAYDGMYAIKAAAEKAGITPDMSASDICDAMKTAMTEISIDGLTGMGMTWTASGEPNKAPKAVKIENGVYVLQ; from the coding sequence ATGAAAAAGAAAGTATTAAGCTTAGGCCTTGCAGTGGCCATGGCAGCATCCTTAACCGCATGCGGCGGTTCAGGCAGCAAACCTGCCGACACAACGGCAGCAGCAGGAGAAACACCGGCGGCACAGGCCGAGGGCGAATCACAGGCGCCAGCCGCTTCAGCAGACAGCGTATTTAAGATCGGCGGTATCGGACCTCTGACAGGACCGGCAGCCGCTTACGGAATTGCCGTTAAAAACGGTATGGAACTGGCAGCGAAAGAGATCAATGCGGCCGGCGGAATCAATGGTGTTCAGATCGAATACAATTTCCAGGACGACGAGCACGATCCTGAGAAGGCAGTCAATGCCTACAATACATTAAAAGACTGGGATATGCAGATGTTACTCGGCACCGTTACTTCCAAGCCGTGTATCGCAGTAGTGGCAGAGTCACAGGTTGACAACATGTTCCAGATTACACCGTCCGGCTCAGCCGTAGAGTGTATTTCCGGCGACAACGCATTCCGCGTATGCTTCTCTGATCCGGATCAGGGTAAAGCTTCCGCTCAGTACATAGGCGAGCACAAGCTTGCAACCAAGGTTGCGATTATTTACGACAGCTCTACAGAGTATTCCGACGGTATCCGCGAGTCCTTCGTGGCAGAGGCCGGCAACCAGGGACTTGAGGTAGTTGCCAGCGAGGCATTTACGGCAGACAGCAACACCGATTTCTCCGTACAGCTTGACAAGGCGAAAGAAGCCGGCGCAGAGCTGGTATTCCTGCCAATCTACTACCAGGAGGCATCCGTTATCTTAAAGCAGGCTTCCGACAAAGAATTCAGCCCAATCTTCTTTGGCTGTGACGGTATGGACGGTATCTTAAGCGTTGAGAACTTTGATAAATCCCTGGCAGAAGGTTTAATGCTGTTAACACCATTCTCCGTAGATGAGGAGAGTAGCAAGGACTTCGTTGAAGCATACAGAACCGCTTACAACGAAGAACCGCTTCAGTTCGCTGCAGGCGCTTACGACGGTATGTACGCAATCAAAGCGGCCGCTGAGAAGGCAGGCATCACACCTGATATGAGCGCATCCGATATCTGTGACGCAATGAAGACAGCCATGACTGAGATTTCCATCGACGGCTTAACAGGTATGGGAATGACCTGGACAGCATCAGGCGAGCCGAACAAAGCTCCTAAGGCTGTTAAGATTGAAAACGGAGTATATGTATTACAGTAA
- the spoIVA gene encoding stage IV sporulation protein A, whose amino-acid sequence MDNFNVYSDIKARTNGEIYVGIVGPVRTGKSTFIKRFMELMVLPGMEDPHSRERTRDELPQSSAGKTIMTTEPKFIPKEAAQIALSDGVDVKVRLIDCVGFMVEGAAGHIENDTERLVKTPWFDTEIPFTEAAEIGTRKVINDHSTIGLVITTDGSFGDIKRGNYIAAEEKTIKELKNLKKPFLVLLNSMRPYSDETREMAKQMEEKYGVQVMPVNCEQLKKEDIKVIMEEILHEFPVTEIDFTIPKWMEILPKDHWLKSRVIQSVKEMLKKTDHMRDAQDALPAEDSEAVKRIKITGMKMADGSIQAQIEVDDSHYYQILSEYVGVPIEGEYQLMQTLKNLASMQKEYEKVSNAVCQVRLKGYGVVTPDRSEIVLDEPQLIRHGNKYGVKMKAQAPSINLIKAHIETEIAPIVGSEQQAEDLITYIKENAGQSEEGVWSTNIFGKSIEQIVDDGIQAKISQMTEDCQMKLQDTLQKIINDSNGGMICIII is encoded by the coding sequence ATGGACAATTTTAACGTATACAGCGACATTAAGGCCAGAACCAACGGAGAAATCTATGTAGGTATCGTAGGCCCCGTCAGGACCGGAAAATCCACTTTTATCAAGCGCTTTATGGAGCTGATGGTGCTGCCGGGCATGGAAGATCCCCATTCCAGGGAACGCACGCGAGATGAACTTCCCCAGAGTTCCGCAGGGAAGACGATTATGACGACGGAACCGAAGTTTATTCCAAAAGAGGCGGCCCAGATCGCATTGAGCGACGGCGTGGATGTGAAGGTACGGCTGATCGACTGCGTCGGATTTATGGTGGAAGGCGCGGCGGGCCATATTGAGAATGACACGGAACGCCTCGTAAAAACTCCATGGTTTGACACGGAGATTCCATTTACGGAAGCGGCGGAGATTGGAACCCGGAAGGTGATCAACGACCACTCCACTATCGGTCTTGTCATCACGACGGACGGTTCCTTCGGTGATATTAAGCGGGGCAACTACATAGCGGCGGAAGAGAAGACGATCAAAGAACTGAAAAACCTCAAAAAACCGTTCCTGGTTCTTTTGAACTCCATGAGGCCCTATTCCGATGAGACCAGGGAAATGGCAAAGCAGATGGAGGAGAAATACGGCGTCCAGGTGATGCCTGTCAACTGCGAGCAGCTCAAAAAAGAAGATATCAAGGTGATCATGGAAGAGATTCTGCATGAATTCCCGGTCACTGAGATTGATTTTACGATTCCAAAATGGATGGAAATTCTCCCGAAGGATCACTGGCTGAAAAGCAGGGTAATCCAGTCCGTCAAGGAAATGTTAAAGAAGACCGACCACATGAGAGACGCCCAGGACGCCCTTCCGGCCGAGGACAGTGAGGCGGTGAAGAGAATTAAGATTACAGGCATGAAGATGGCCGACGGCAGCATCCAGGCCCAGATCGAGGTGGATGACAGCCATTACTACCAGATTCTGAGCGAATACGTGGGCGTGCCGATTGAGGGAGAATACCAGCTCATGCAGACCTTAAAGAACCTGGCCTCCATGCAGAAGGAATATGAGAAGGTGAGCAATGCCGTATGCCAGGTGAGATTAAAAGGCTATGGCGTCGTGACCCCGGACCGCTCCGAGATTGTGCTGGATGAGCCGCAGTTAATCCGCCACGGCAATAAATATGGGGTGAAAATGAAAGCCCAGGCGCCGTCCATCAACCTGATCAAAGCCCATATTGAGACTGAGATCGCACCGATCGTGGGAAGCGAACAGCAGGCGGAGGATCTGATTACATACATCAAAGAAAATGCCGGCCAGAGTGAAGAGGGTGTCTGGAGCACCAATATTTTCGGAAAATCCATTGAACAGATAGTGGATGACGGAATCCAGGCAAAGATTTCCCAGATGACGGAGGACTGCCAGATGAAGCTCCAGGATACGCTCCAGAAAATTATTAATGACAGTAATGGCGGTATGATTTGCATTATTATCTGA
- a CDS encoding NAD(P)H-dependent glycerol-3-phosphate dehydrogenase, translating to MTAVGVIGSGTWGTALSLLLCKNGCQVTVWSAIEEEITEMKESRRHKNLPEVVLPDELILTADLKEAMSEKDILVLAVPSVYIRATAARMKEYIRYGQIVINVSKGIEESSLQTMSQVIEEELPEAEVAVLSGPSHAEEVSRGIPTTCVAGAHRKKVADYIQSVFMSPVFRVYTSPDMLGIEVGAALKNVIALAAGIADGLGYGDNTKAALITRGIAELTRLGVRMGGKEQTFGGLSGIGDLIVTCASMHSRNRRAGILIGKGYTMEEAMKEVQMVVEGVYSAKAGKKLAEDYGIDMPIVEQVNQVLFDGKPAKDAVGDLMLRDGRIESSSLPWEA from the coding sequence ATGACTGCAGTTGGTGTGATTGGATCAGGGACATGGGGAACAGCCCTCTCCCTGCTGCTTTGTAAGAATGGCTGCCAGGTTACGGTATGGTCTGCCATCGAAGAAGAGATTACGGAGATGAAGGAGAGCAGGAGACATAAGAACCTGCCGGAAGTAGTGCTGCCGGATGAACTGATCCTGACGGCCGATTTGAAAGAAGCCATGTCGGAAAAAGACATTCTCGTGCTGGCGGTTCCTTCCGTCTACATCAGAGCGACGGCTGCCAGGATGAAAGAGTACATCCGCTACGGACAGATCGTCATCAATGTCTCCAAGGGAATCGAGGAGAGCAGTTTACAGACGATGTCCCAGGTCATCGAGGAGGAGCTTCCCGAGGCCGAGGTGGCCGTCCTTTCGGGACCGAGCCATGCGGAGGAGGTAAGCCGCGGAATCCCGACAACCTGTGTGGCCGGGGCCCATAGAAAGAAAGTGGCCGACTATATCCAGTCGGTCTTTATGAGCCCTGTCTTCCGTGTCTATACAAGCCCCGATATGCTTGGAATCGAAGTGGGGGCGGCGCTTAAGAACGTAATCGCCCTGGCGGCCGGCATCGCGGACGGACTGGGTTACGGAGACAATACAAAAGCAGCCCTGATTACAAGGGGAATTGCCGAGCTGACGCGTCTGGGCGTCAGGATGGGCGGAAAAGAACAGACCTTCGGCGGACTTTCCGGCATCGGCGATCTGATTGTAACGTGCGCCAGCATGCACAGCCGCAACAGAAGGGCCGGTATCCTGATTGGCAAGGGATATACGATGGAAGAGGCCATGAAGGAAGTCCAGATGGTGGTGGAGGGCGTTTACTCCGCAAAGGCCGGTAAAAAGCTGGCTGAAGATTACGGAATCGATATGCCGATTGTGGAGCAGGTCAACCAGGTGCTGTTCGACGGCAAACCGGCAAAAGATGCCGTTGGCGATCTGATGCTGCGCGACGGCCGGATTGAGAGCAGCAGCCTGCCGTGGGAAGCTTAA
- a CDS encoding ABC transporter ATP-binding protein — MAMLEVKNLSISFGGLKAVDDFNVTIEKGQLYGLIGPNGAGKTTIFNLLTGVYKPDCGQITLDGKNITGHKTADINKAGIARTFQNIRLFKELSVLDNVKVGLHNHNTYSTLSGIFRLPGYYKVEKKMDERAMELLKVFDLDQEFGYKASNLPYGKQRKLEIARALATEPKLLLLDEPAAGMNPNETAELMNTIRFVRDNFDMTILLIEHDMKLVSGICERLTVLNFGHMLAEGPTGDVLNNPQVVAAYLGE, encoded by the coding sequence ATGGCAATGCTGGAAGTAAAAAACTTAAGTATCTCCTTCGGCGGCCTGAAGGCGGTCGACGACTTTAATGTAACAATTGAAAAAGGCCAGCTCTACGGCCTGATAGGACCGAACGGAGCCGGAAAAACGACGATTTTCAACCTGCTGACCGGCGTATACAAGCCCGACTGCGGCCAGATTACACTGGATGGAAAGAATATAACAGGCCATAAGACGGCCGATATCAATAAGGCAGGCATCGCCAGGACGTTCCAGAATATCCGTCTTTTTAAGGAACTGAGCGTTCTCGACAATGTTAAGGTGGGACTTCACAACCACAATACGTATTCCACGCTGTCCGGCATCTTCCGCCTTCCCGGTTATTATAAAGTGGAAAAGAAGATGGATGAGAGGGCAATGGAGCTTTTAAAGGTCTTTGATCTGGATCAGGAATTCGGCTATAAGGCATCCAACCTTCCCTACGGAAAACAGAGGAAGTTAGAGATAGCAAGGGCCCTTGCGACGGAGCCGAAGCTCCTTCTCCTGGATGAACCGGCGGCCGGAATGAACCCGAATGAGACGGCGGAACTGATGAACACCATCCGCTTCGTCCGTGATAATTTCGATATGACAATCCTTCTGATTGAACACGATATGAAGCTTGTATCAGGAATCTGCGAGCGTCTGACCGTATTAAACTTCGGCCATATGCTGGCGGAAGGCCCCACAGGCGATGTACTGAACAACCCGCAGGTAGTTGCGGCATATCTGGGAGAATAA
- a CDS encoding branched-chain amino acid ABC transporter permease: MSFLSYLINGISLGSVYAIIALGYTMVYGIAKMLNFAHGDIIMIGGFTVFTVVSTAGGSPVVGVLASIVVCTVLGVTIEKVAYRPLRGASPLAVLITAIGVSYLLQNIALLLFGSNARQFTSVVTLPALKLADGKLSISSVTIVTIVTCIIIMLALTTFINKTKMGQAMLAVSEDKGAATLMGINVNGTIAVTFAIGSSLAAIAGVLLCSAYPSLTPYTGSMPGIKAFVAAVFGGIGSIPGAMIGGILLGVIENLAKAYISSQLSDAIVFSVLIIVLLVRPTGILGKKINEKV; the protein is encoded by the coding sequence ATGAGTTTTCTTTCTTATTTAATCAACGGGATCAGCCTTGGAAGTGTATATGCGATCATTGCCCTTGGTTACACCATGGTTTACGGCATTGCCAAGATGCTGAACTTTGCCCATGGTGATATCATTATGATCGGCGGTTTTACCGTATTTACGGTCGTGAGCACGGCAGGGGGATCTCCGGTCGTCGGGGTTCTGGCTTCAATTGTAGTATGTACGGTTCTGGGCGTCACCATTGAAAAGGTCGCTTACAGGCCTCTCAGGGGAGCTTCCCCACTGGCAGTTCTTATTACGGCTATCGGCGTCAGCTATCTGCTGCAGAATATTGCTCTGCTGCTGTTCGGCTCCAATGCCAGACAGTTCACTTCCGTTGTAACTCTTCCGGCGCTTAAGCTGGCAGACGGAAAGCTGTCCATCTCCAGCGTAACGATTGTAACAATCGTCACCTGTATCATCATTATGCTGGCTCTGACCACTTTCATAAACAAAACGAAGATGGGGCAGGCAATGCTGGCCGTATCGGAAGATAAGGGAGCGGCAACCCTGATGGGAATCAATGTAAACGGAACGATCGCCGTTACCTTTGCCATCGGTTCTTCCCTGGCAGCCATTGCAGGCGTGCTTCTCTGTTCCGCATATCCGTCCCTGACTCCTTATACGGGTTCCATGCCCGGTATCAAGGCATTCGTGGCCGCCGTATTCGGCGGTATCGGTTCCATTCCCGGAGCCATGATCGGAGGAATCCTGCTCGGCGTGATAGAAAACCTGGCGAAAGCCTATATTTCTTCCCAGTTGTCCGACGCTATCGTATTCTCGGTACTGATTATCGTGCTTCTGGTGCGCCCGACCGGCATCCTTGGCAAGAAAATTAACGAGAAAGTGTAG
- the der gene encoding ribosome biogenesis GTPase Der: MNKKKPVVAVVGRPNVGKSTLFNVLAGDMISIVKDTPGVTRDRIYAECTWLDKAFTLIDTGGIEPDTRDVILSQMREQAEIAIATADVIIFIVDVRQGLTDSDSKVADMLRKSKKPVVLAVNKVDSFSKFGNDVYEFYNLGIGDPVAISAASRLGLGELLDEVVKHFEDGTGEEEEDERPRIAIVGKPNVGKSSIINKLLGENRVIVSDIAGTTRDAVDTEIVHNGTEYVFIDTAGLRRKNKIKEELERYSIIRTVTAVERADVVLVVIDAVEGVTEQDAKIAGIAHERGKGIIVVVNKWDAIEKTDKTIYEYTNKIKMTLSFIPYAEFIFISAITGQRINKLYDMIDMVRENQTLRIATGVLNEIMTEAVALQQPPSDKGKRLKLYYMTQVSVKPPTFVVFVNDKELMHFSYTRYLENRIRDAFGFRGTSLKFLVRERKGKEQ, from the coding sequence ATGAATAAGAAGAAACCGGTTGTGGCCGTGGTAGGACGTCCGAATGTGGGAAAATCCACGTTGTTTAACGTCCTGGCGGGCGACATGATTTCCATAGTAAAAGATACTCCGGGCGTAACAAGAGACCGAATCTATGCCGAATGTACCTGGTTAGATAAGGCGTTTACCCTGATTGATACGGGCGGCATTGAGCCGGACACGAGAGATGTGATCCTGTCCCAGATGCGTGAGCAGGCGGAGATCGCCATCGCTACGGCGGATGTGATTATTTTTATTGTAGACGTAAGGCAGGGACTGACCGACTCGGATTCCAAGGTGGCCGACATGCTCCGCAAGTCGAAAAAGCCGGTGGTTCTGGCGGTCAACAAGGTGGACAGTTTTTCCAAGTTCGGAAACGACGTATATGAATTCTACAACCTGGGAATCGGGGATCCGGTTGCCATCTCGGCAGCATCCAGGCTCGGCCTGGGCGAACTTCTCGATGAAGTTGTAAAACATTTTGAGGACGGAACCGGTGAGGAAGAGGAGGATGAGCGTCCGAGAATCGCCATCGTAGGCAAGCCCAACGTGGGTAAATCTTCCATAATCAATAAACTGCTGGGAGAGAACCGTGTGATCGTATCGGACATCGCAGGAACCACGAGGGATGCGGTGGATACCGAGATCGTCCACAACGGTACGGAGTATGTATTTATCGATACGGCCGGACTGAGAAGAAAGAATAAGATTAAAGAAGAGCTGGAACGTTACAGTATCATCAGGACCGTAACGGCGGTAGAACGCGCCGATGTGGTGCTGGTTGTCATCGATGCCGTGGAGGGCGTGACGGAGCAGGACGCTAAGATAGCGGGAATCGCCCACGAACGGGGAAAAGGCATTATTGTCGTTGTCAACAAATGGGATGCCATTGAGAAGACGGATAAGACGATCTACGAATATACCAACAAGATTAAAATGACCCTGTCCTTTATCCCTTATGCGGAGTTCATCTTTATTTCCGCCATCACCGGACAGCGCATTAACAAACTCTACGATATGATCGATATGGTGAGGGAGAACCAGACGCTGCGTATCGCGACGGGTGTGCTGAACGAGATTATGACGGAGGCAGTGGCGCTGCAGCAGCCGCCGTCCGATAAGGGTAAGAGACTGAAGCTCTACTATATGACTCAGGTATCGGTAAAGCCGCCGACCTTTGTCGTCTTTGTCAATGATAAAGAACTGATGCATTTTTCATACACCAGATATCTGGAAAACAGAATCCGTGATGCATTTGGATTCAGGGGGACTTCTCTTAAGTTCTTAGTCCGTGAAAGGAAGGGAAAGGAGCAGTAA
- a CDS encoding DUF512 domain-containing protein, giving the protein MVKKGHVISKVDPGSIAEELELEPGDTLLTIDGEEIEDIFDYEYMIDNEAVTLVVKKKNGEEWELDIENEYQDLGLTFENGLMSDYRSCKNKCIFCFIDQMPAGMRETLYFKDDDSRLSFLQGNYITLTNMKDKDIDRIIRYRLAPINISVQTTNPELRCLMLHNRFAGEALSKIDTLYEAEIPMNGQIVLCKNVNDKAELERSIRDLSRYAPCMASVSVVPVGLSKFREGLFPLEPFTKEDAEETLEIIERWQKIIYEKHGIHFIHASDELYMLAGRSMPEEERYDGYIQLENGVGMVRLLTTEIEQALKDACDDGGTEELSMATGVLAYPYIKEYLDQIMKIYPGRKVHLYKIINHFFGEQITVAGLITGTDLLEQLKGQELGERLLLPCAMFRSGEEVFLDDVTKTEVQNALQVRVDIVKSSGHDFVDAVLGPVEEEAPEHGEYELSSYNHKTEES; this is encoded by the coding sequence ATGGTGAAAAAAGGACATGTAATCAGTAAAGTCGATCCCGGCTCCATTGCGGAGGAGCTGGAGCTGGAACCGGGTGACACGCTGTTGACGATAGACGGGGAAGAGATAGAGGATATATTTGACTATGAATACATGATTGACAACGAGGCCGTCACCCTGGTTGTGAAGAAGAAAAACGGGGAAGAATGGGAGCTGGATATCGAGAATGAATACCAGGATCTGGGACTGACCTTTGAAAATGGTCTGATGAGTGATTACCGTTCCTGCAAAAATAAATGTATTTTCTGTTTTATCGATCAGATGCCCGCGGGGATGAGGGAGACTCTTTATTTTAAAGATGATGATTCCAGGCTTTCATTCCTCCAGGGCAATTATATTACCCTGACGAACATGAAGGACAAGGATATTGACCGGATTATCCGCTACAGGCTGGCGCCCATCAATATTTCCGTCCAGACGACGAATCCGGAGCTGCGGTGCCTGATGCTTCACAACCGCTTTGCCGGCGAAGCGCTTTCAAAGATAGACACGCTGTATGAGGCTGAGATACCGATGAACGGCCAGATCGTCCTCTGTAAGAATGTAAACGACAAGGCGGAGCTGGAGCGGTCCATCCGCGACCTCTCCCGTTATGCGCCCTGCATGGCAAGCGTTTCGGTGGTTCCGGTCGGTCTTTCAAAGTTCCGGGAGGGACTGTTCCCCCTTGAACCGTTCACAAAGGAAGACGCGGAGGAAACCCTCGAGATCATTGAACGGTGGCAGAAGATTATCTATGAGAAGCACGGAATCCATTTTATCCATGCCAGTGATGAGCTTTATATGCTGGCCGGACGATCGATGCCGGAGGAAGAGCGGTACGACGGTTATATCCAGCTGGAGAACGGAGTGGGTATGGTGCGCCTTTTGACGACCGAGATTGAGCAGGCGTTAAAGGATGCCTGCGACGACGGGGGGACGGAGGAGCTTTCCATGGCTACCGGCGTCCTGGCTTATCCTTATATTAAGGAATATCTGGATCAGATCATGAAGATTTATCCGGGCAGAAAGGTGCACCTCTATAAGATTATCAATCATTTTTTCGGGGAGCAGATCACGGTGGCCGGCCTGATTACGGGAACCGATCTGCTCGAACAGCTGAAGGGGCAGGAACTGGGAGAGCGCCTTCTGCTGCCCTGCGCCATGTTCCGAAGCGGAGAAGAGGTTTTTCTGGACGACGTGACGAAAACAGAAGTACAAAATGCTTTACAAGTCCGGGTGGATATTGTAAAATCAAGCGGACATGACTTTGTAGATGCAGTGCTCGGGCCGGTGGAAGAAGAAGCGCCTGAACATGGGGAATACGAATTATCTTCCTATAATCATAAGACAGAAGAGAGCTAA
- a CDS encoding branched-chain amino acid ABC transporter permease, giving the protein MKAYKNKILVQNVITYALVIGCYLLIQALMAGGHINSLLKGILVPLCTYVILAVSLNLTVGILGELSLGHAGFMCVGAFSGAFFTHAMAAAIPSNQVRFIIALFVGALVAAVFGILIGIPVLRLKGDYLAIVTLAFGEIIKNVINVLYVGMDANGLHISTKDVASLNLAPEGEVIIKGAQGITGTPKMATFTIGFILVLITLFIVLNMINSRTGRAIMAIRDNRIAAESIGINITKYKLLAFSVSAALAGVAGVLYAHNLATLAATPKSFGYNMSIMILVFVVLGGIGNIRGSVISAVILTLLPEMLRGLNNYRMLIYAIVLIAMMLLTASPKAIQVRERLVASIRKPKTKEEA; this is encoded by the coding sequence ATGAAAGCATATAAAAATAAAATTCTGGTTCAAAATGTCATCACTTACGCTCTGGTGATTGGCTGCTATCTCCTGATCCAGGCCCTGATGGCCGGAGGCCATATTAACAGCCTTTTAAAGGGAATTCTGGTTCCCCTTTGTACTTATGTTATCCTTGCGGTATCTCTGAACCTCACGGTTGGAATTCTGGGAGAGCTCAGCCTCGGCCATGCGGGCTTCATGTGTGTCGGTGCATTTTCGGGAGCTTTTTTTACCCATGCGATGGCGGCCGCCATTCCAAGCAATCAGGTCCGATTTATCATAGCCCTTTTTGTGGGAGCTCTTGTGGCTGCCGTATTCGGCATTCTCATCGGCATCCCGGTACTGAGGCTTAAGGGCGACTATCTGGCGATTGTAACGCTGGCATTCGGTGAGATCATAAAGAATGTCATCAACGTTCTTTACGTGGGCATGGATGCAAATGGGCTCCATATTTCTACGAAAGACGTGGCATCTTTGAATCTTGCGCCGGAAGGCGAAGTGATTATCAAAGGCGCCCAGGGTATTACAGGCACACCCAAGATGGCGACGTTTACTATCGGTTTTATCCTGGTGTTAATCACCCTTTTTATCGTCCTCAACATGATCAATTCCAGGACGGGACGCGCTATCATGGCGATCCGTGATAACCGTATCGCGGCGGAATCCATTGGAATCAATATTACAAAGTACAAACTGCTGGCGTTCTCCGTATCGGCGGCACTGGCCGGCGTGGCGGGTGTGCTCTATGCCCATAACCTGGCGACACTGGCTGCGACTCCGAAGAGTTTCGGCTACAATATGTCGATCATGATCCTGGTATTCGTCGTGCTGGGCGGCATCGGCAATATCCGCGGCTCCGTGATTTCGGCCGTTATTCTGACTCTGCTTCCGGAGATGCTCCGCGGACTGAATAATTACCGTATGCTGATCTATGCCATTGTGCTGATTGCCATGATGCTTCTTACGGCAAGCCCGAAAGCAATCCAGGTGCGCGAGAGGCTCGTGGCCTCAATCAGGAAACCAAAGACAAAGGAGGAGGCATAG